A part of Pararoseomonas sp. SCSIO 73927 genomic DNA contains:
- a CDS encoding MaoC/PaaZ C-terminal domain-containing protein yields the protein MSPPRLRSLDELHPGDRYELGHLSLSLEEIRDFASRYDPQPFHLDEEAARDSIFGTVVAAGLHTLSACFGMLMSGPLLRDISLAGSAMDVRWPAALRPDEEVLVTVEVVEVKTSRARKDRGSARLRYVATRVADGVIVLDATGLHHLRR from the coding sequence ATGAGCCCTCCCCGCCTCCGTTCCCTGGACGAGCTGCACCCCGGCGACCGCTACGAGCTGGGCCACCTCTCCCTCTCGCTGGAGGAGATCCGGGACTTCGCCTCGCGCTACGATCCCCAGCCGTTTCACCTGGACGAGGAGGCGGCGCGGGACTCCATCTTCGGCACGGTGGTTGCGGCGGGGCTGCACACCCTCTCCGCCTGCTTCGGGATGCTGATGTCCGGCCCCCTTCTGCGGGACATCAGCCTCGCCGGCTCCGCCATGGACGTGCGCTGGCCCGCCGCGCTGCGACCGGACGAGGAGGTGCTGGTGACGGTGGAGGTGGTGGAGGTGAAGACCTCCCGCGCCCGGAAGGACCGGGGCTCCGCCCGGCTGCGCTACGTGGCCACCCGGGTGGCGGACGGGGTGATCGTGCTGGACGCCACGGGGCTGCACCACCTTCGGCGCTGA
- a CDS encoding GDSL-type esterase/lipase family protein translates to MERRSLGQGLAALALAQAIAPELAAQSGGGEGWVTSWAGPVQGPYPVGNPSAQPDQSFIFPNPAEGARDQTLRLVVRPSIWGRRARLRFSNAFGTRPLVLDGVHVGLQLGGAALLPGSNRPVRFGGTDGVTVPPGGQAWSDPVDLPFAAEPDSPLLMGRKLAVSFHVATASGPMTWHAKALQTSYATGPGTGSKGAEEGEGSFPFPTASWFFLDAVDMAAPAGTPVIVGFGDSITDGTASTMNGDDRWPDVLARRLNATMGNRVAVVNSGIGGNQVVGPAQYGPERPFPGGPSALARLERDVISLSGVTTVVWLEGTNDFSRNGNASFEAVRDGMREGVRRLRERIPGLRVVGATVTSALGSTSAAHGHAEQDEKRKALNAFIREGGLFDAVVDFDRATLDPGTGGLKREMVPDSTTGGPGDKLHPNRAGYLAMGYAIEPAAVLPVRR, encoded by the coding sequence ATGGAACGCCGATCCCTTGGCCAGGGCCTCGCTGCCCTCGCGCTCGCCCAGGCGATCGCCCCGGAACTGGCTGCCCAATCCGGCGGCGGGGAGGGCTGGGTGACAAGCTGGGCAGGCCCGGTGCAGGGCCCCTATCCCGTCGGGAACCCCTCCGCACAGCCTGACCAGTCCTTCATCTTTCCCAATCCCGCCGAGGGGGCCCGTGACCAGACCCTGCGGCTGGTGGTGCGGCCCTCGATCTGGGGGCGCAGGGCGCGGCTGCGCTTCTCCAACGCCTTCGGAACGCGCCCGCTGGTGCTGGACGGGGTTCATGTGGGGCTTCAGCTCGGCGGGGCGGCCCTCCTGCCTGGCAGCAACCGCCCAGTCCGCTTCGGCGGGACCGATGGGGTGACGGTTCCGCCGGGGGGCCAGGCCTGGTCCGATCCGGTGGACCTTCCCTTCGCCGCGGAACCTGACTCGCCGCTGCTGATGGGGCGAAAGCTCGCCGTGTCCTTCCACGTCGCGACGGCGAGCGGGCCGATGACCTGGCATGCCAAGGCCTTGCAGACCTCCTACGCCACCGGGCCGGGCACCGGGTCGAAGGGCGCCGAGGAAGGCGAGGGGAGCTTTCCCTTCCCGACAGCCTCCTGGTTCTTCCTGGACGCGGTGGACATGGCGGCGCCGGCCGGCACGCCGGTCATCGTCGGGTTCGGGGACTCCATCACGGACGGGACGGCCTCCACCATGAACGGGGACGACCGCTGGCCCGACGTGCTCGCGCGCCGTTTGAACGCGACGATGGGCAACCGCGTCGCCGTGGTGAACTCGGGTATCGGCGGCAACCAGGTGGTCGGGCCGGCCCAGTACGGGCCGGAACGGCCCTTTCCCGGCGGTCCCTCGGCACTGGCGCGGCTGGAGCGGGACGTGATCTCCCTCTCCGGCGTCACGACGGTGGTGTGGCTGGAGGGAACGAACGACTTCAGCCGCAACGGGAATGCGAGCTTCGAGGCCGTCCGGGACGGGATGAGGGAGGGCGTGCGACGCCTGCGGGAGCGCATTCCCGGCCTGCGCGTCGTCGGCGCGACCGTCACCTCGGCGCTCGGCAGCACCAGCGCGGCCCATGGCCATGCCGAGCAGGACGAGAAGCGGAAGGCGCTGAACGCCTTCATACGCGAGGGCGGGCTGTTCGACGCGGTGGTGGACTTCGACCGGGCGACACTCGACCCGGGAACCGGTGGGCTGAAGCGAGAGATGGTGCCGGACAGC